Genomic DNA from bacterium:
CATTTAGGGCAATCAGAGCGCGGATAATTCATTCCAGGCTTGATTCTGAAATTCCCAAAACTATTTTGGTAACCTCTCCTGCTGAACACGAAGGAAAAACATTTGTTTGTGTTAATCTGGCAGGAAGTTTTGCTAAGTCTAATAAGCGGACATTAATTATAGACTGCGATTTAAGAAGACCAAGAGTTCAGGAGGTTCTGGGAGTTGATAAAAAACCAGGACTTGTTGATTATTTAGCCGGGACAGCAAGTTTGGAAGAAATTATAAGGGTATCAAGAAATAATAATTTGAGCTTTATCACTTCAGGGTCAATATCTCCAAATCCAGCAGAAATATTAGAATCTGATGCATTAAAGGATTTTATTATGGAGGTTAGAGATTGGTTTGATGTCATCATTATAGACTCGGCTCCGATAATAGCTGTAATAGATGCTGAAATTTTATCCAAAATAGTCGATGGCACCATTCTGGTTGTTTCAGCAGATAAAACAGAAAATCGGCTAATGAAGGATGCCGTTCAATTAATTAAACAGAATAATGTTTTACTCCTTGGCACAGTACTCAATAATTTTAAGTATAAAAGTGGATATGGTTACTACTACAAGTATTACTATAACTATTCAAAGGATCCCAGCAAAAAGAAAGGTAGGAAAATAGGATTTAAATCCTGAAATCCTTTTTTTGATATTGATTGCAGAATACACTTCCTCAATTATGAGATAATCAGGCAATTTTTTTTGAGGAATTACCCTCAAATATTTATTTTTCAACATCTCGGACATCAATCTACAAATGAGACACTATTTTAATCAAAGTATTATTATTCCTCTAAAGTAGTGCAATTTATATGGTACAATGTTAGAAGCAGAAATACTTAAAATGAAATTAAAACATATGTCCTTCAACCTTAGAAATGGTTTTTTCATTTGATCAAAGGTTGTTTTTCACAAGCTTCCTATGGACAAAATCTATGGTAATGAAATAAATTATAAATTCTTATGAGCATCAGATTATGAAAGCAGTAATACTAGCCGGAGGGCTGGGAACAAGATTAAGACCTTTTACAGAGGTAATACCTAAACCTTTACTCCCCATCGGAGAAAAAGCAGTACTTGAAATCCAGATTGAACATCTTAAAAAATTTGGATTCGATGAGATCTATCTGGCAACAAATTATAAATCTGACTACGTACAAAATTTCTTTGGAGATGGTTCACGTTACGGAGTTAAACTTACTATAAGCCGGGAAGAAAAACCACTCGGTACGGTTGGACCATTATCTCTGCTGAAATCAGAATTGACTGAACCTTTTGTGGTAATGAATGGGGATGTATTGAGCAATATTAACTTTACTAATTTCTATAAATTTGCAAATGACAGAGATACTCTCCTTTCAATTTCAGTTAAAAAAATCATTATGCCGTATGATTTCGGTAATATCTTCTTTAAAGATGATTTTGTTACGGGCATTGAGGAAAAACCAGATCTGATAACCTATGCATTGGCAGGTATTTACATAATGAAGCCTGGTATTTTCAGTTTAATTCCGGATAATACTTATTTCGGTATGGATATATTAATTAAAAATATGTTGTCAGATAAATTGCCGATTGCAAAATATGAATTGAGCGAATATTGGCTTGACATCGGAAGAATAGATGATTTTGAAATTGCTCAGAAGGATTTTAATGATAACTTTTATAAAGTAGCCAAATG
This window encodes:
- a CDS encoding NTP transferase domain-containing protein codes for the protein MKAVILAGGLGTRLRPFTEVIPKPLLPIGEKAVLEIQIEHLKKFGFDEIYLATNYKSDYVQNFFGDGSRYGVKLTISREEKPLGTVGPLSLLKSELTEPFVVMNGDVLSNINFTNFYKFANDRDTLLSISVKKIIMPYDFGNIFFKDDFVTGIEEKPDLITYALAGIYIMKPGIFSLIPDNTYFGMDILIKNMLSDKLPIAKYELSEYWLDIGRIDDFEIAQKDFNDNFYKVAK